ATGAATAGTATAAGAGAACAAATAGTTGATAATCAAATAAAAACTAATGAATTGAGAAGTTATTTTATAAATGAAATACCAGATAATATGATTTACCAAACTTTTTTTAAAAACGTTGAAGTTATTTCTTTTGATAACAATGAAGTAATAATAACTTTTTTTCATTATAACGGAGATAACGCTATGATTTATAATGAATTTTATAAAGAGTCGATATCAAAAACTATTTGTGATGTTTTTGGAAAAGAATATAAATATAAAATCATTTCCAAAGAAGATGTAAATAAATATAAAAACATAAATAAGCAATCATCAGAAAAAGAAGTTGTTAAACAAGTTAAATCTTTTATTGAAAATGAGTATTCAGATAAATTTACATTTGACACATATCTAAGAAGTGAATTTAACAAAGAATGCGTTGACATATGTAAAGATATCGCAGAACAAAAATCAGATCTAAATATTTTATTTATTTCAGGAGCTTCAGGAATTGGAAAAACACATCTATTACAAGCTGTGGGGAATAGATTTGAAGAAAGAGGAAAAAAATCAATATACATAAATCCCTTAATATTTAATAAAAAAATATTATTAGCATTACAAGAAAATAATTCAACTTATATTACTAAAATACTTAACCATCTTTCTTCTGTTGACATTGTTTTATTTGATGATTTTCAAATATTTGGCGAAGGGCAAAAAAAGCAAACAAAAAACTTTATTTATCAAATCATTGATGCGAGAATACATAAAAATAAACCAACAATCATTTCAACTGAAATGGATATAAAAGATATAGAACCTATGTTTGATGAGCGCCTATTAACAAGGATTCAATCGGGGTTTTTAAGTAAAATAAAAAAACCAAAAGAAAGTGAATATAAATGTTTATTGGATTTTTTATTTGAAAAAAATAATATAAATGTTGATATTGTTGATGAAGAATCTAAATCCTTTTTAATTAAAGAATATTCGAGCTCAATTCGATCATTACTAGGTGTTGTCGCAAAAGTTAAATACTATAAAAACGACTTAATGAATGCAACTTATGCATTTAATGTAGTCAAAAATATTTTTGGAGATAGTACATCATTATCAATCGTAACAACTCCTGAAATAATAATTAAAAAAGTTTCTTCTTATTATAAAGTAACAGCAAAAGAAATAATGGGGAAAACAAGAAGAAAAGAGATAGTAATAGCTAGACATATATGCATTATATTAATGGATAATTTATTAAGTATGTCATCGACCGAAATAGGAAAAGTATTAAACAAAGACCACACAACCGTTTTGAACGCTTTAAAAAAATCTAAAAACGAAGGAAC
This DNA window, taken from Mycoplasmopsis cynos, encodes the following:
- a CDS encoding DnaA ATPase domain-containing protein, which codes for MNSIREQIVDNQIKTNELRSYFINEIPDNMIYQTFFKNVEVISFDNNEVIITFFHYNGDNAMIYNEFYKESISKTICDVFGKEYKYKIISKEDVNKYKNINKQSSEKEVVKQVKSFIENEYSDKFTFDTYLRSEFNKECVDICKDIAEQKSDLNILFISGASGIGKTHLLQAVGNRFEERGKKSIYINPLIFNKKILLALQENNSTYITKILNHLSSVDIVLFDDFQIFGEGQKKQTKNFIYQIIDARIHKNKPTIISTEMDIKDIEPMFDERLLTRIQSGFLSKIKKPKESEYKCLLDFLFEKNNINVDIVDEESKSFLIKEYSSSIRSLLGVVAKVKYYKNDLMNATYAFNVVKNIFGDSTSLSIVTTPEIIIKKVSSYYKVTAKEIMGKTRRKEIVIARHICIILMDNLLSMSSTEIGKVLNKDHTTVLNALKKSKNEGTESSIKLAIEQIKKDIRTSK